From one Solanum stenotomum isolate F172 chromosome 12, ASM1918654v1, whole genome shotgun sequence genomic stretch:
- the LOC125847827 gene encoding small RNA 2'-O-methyltransferase-like — translation MENGKGPASGPKKLPFTPKAIIHQRFGTKACYTVEEVQEVVQNGCPGLVIPQRGPCLYRCSLQLPEFSVVSEVFRRKKDAEQSAAEKAIQQLGIQPKEDNLTVEQAWDELVGRLSYLFSIEFLPAIHPLSGHFRAALAREGHLNGFIPLVAIATFDAKINSLCKHISSEIESNPLLVMSLIIEAAMRLEDSLLVSEEKLSLKRLTPHPPEIIQSLLKNEPNSPENISFEAIRIPSSAERTVELVILNASSGKYYLDVIAKELGVKDASKVLISRTIGKASSETRMYFCPSESTPIGSSSELYMKQASSFKGYVNTIATYLSGQEICGDAILASVGYTRKSTDLFYEDLSLRAYYRVLANKIPSGIYKLSREAILAAELPTAFTTRSNWRGSFPRDILCTFCRQHRLSEPVFSSDSIEPLLDLPGRKRLRDTSSVENETNEGGLAATAVAQEGCNLVYRCTVKIYSKCQELILLCSPKESYKKQIDAIHSTALKVLSWLDIFLDKVDMSVEEITSSAKGFDILIYPQQFVKEFTLCQTLPKYRWGSATREGSFLCPSYSNVQNNTLEEELSSGMTPSSGSLVCVTYKIYLATERECIMEHLEGSEEFEFEIGSGAVSPVLEAVVTQMSIDQSACFTMELPAKEIVLAVAHDSANIISLLSSGTCLMKCEVTLLRVTVPLEDRMEQALFSPPLSKQRVEYAVQHIRESCAASLVDFGCGSGSLLESLLAYQTSLEKIAGVDISQRALARAAKILHSKLNGNIEAEQPINSIKSAILYDGSILTCDSRLCGYDIATCLEVIEHMEEHDACSFGDIVLSSFCPQILIVSTPNYEYNVILQKSTPQYQDDDPDEKSQQQSCKFRNHDHKFEWTRQQFCQWASKLALRHNYDVEFSGVGGEPNKEPGFASQIAVFRRNDSSPVNADFTEHYDVIWEWSSSNNS, via the exons ATGGAAAATGGAAAAGGCCCAGCGAGTGGTCCAAAGAAATTGCCTTTCACGCCTAAGGCTATTATACACCAGAGATTTGGTACTAAAGCATGCTATACGGTCGAGGAAGTTCAAGAGGTCGTACAAAATGGATGTCCTGGTTTAGTGATCCCTCAGAGAGGTCCTTGCCTCTATCGCTGTTCTCTGCAACTTCCAGAATTTTCAGTAGTCTCTGAAGTCTTCAGAAGAAAGAAGGATGCCGAGCAATCTGCTGCTGAGAAGGCTATACAACAG CTAGGTATCCAGCCTAAAGAAGATAATCTCACTGTGGAGCAAGCATGGGATGAATTGGTTGGTCGACTATCATATTTGTTTTCAATTGAG TTCCTGCCTGCAATTCACCCGCTTAGTGGTCACTTCAGAGCAGCGTTGGCGAGAGAAGGTCACCTCAATGGATTTATTCCTCTGGTAGCTATTGCCACATTTGATGCAAAGATCAATAGCTTATGTAAACATATATCATCTGAAATAGAGTCAAATCCCTTGTTGGTGATGTCACTTATTATTGAAGCTGCAATGAGATTAGAAGATTCCCTCTTGGTCTCTGAAGAGAAGCTGTCATTGAAGAGGCTAACTCCACACCCTCCTGAGATTATACAATCTTTACTAAAGAATGAACCTAATTCCCCAGAGAACATTTCATTTGAAGCAATACGTATTCCATCTTCAGCAGAGAGGACTGTGGAACTTGTGATACTTAATGCCTCTTCTGGCAAGTATTACCTGGATGTTATTGCAAAGGAACTAGGGGTTAAGGATGCTTCTAAGGTTCTGATTTCAAG GACTATTGGCAAAGCTTCCTCAGAAACGAGGATGTACTTCTGTCCTTCAGAGTCTACACCAATTGGTTCATCATCAGAGTTATATATGAAACAAGCTAGTTCATTTAAAGGATATGTCAATACCATCGCGACTTACCTATCTGGTCAAGAAATATGTGGTGATGCAATTTTGGCGTCTGTAGGATACACTCGGAAATCTACTGATCTTTTTTATGAAGATTTATCCTTGCGTGCATATTACAG AGTACTTGCCAACAAGATACCCAGTGGAATTTACAAGTTGTCAAGAGAAGCAATACTTGCCGCAGAACTTCCCACTGCTTTCACAACAAGGAGCAATTGGAGGGGTTCTTTTCCAAGAGATATTCTTTGTACATTTTGCCGCCAGCATCGATTATCTGAACCTGTCTTTTCAAGCGATTCCATTGAACCTCTGCTGGATTTACCTGGACGTAAAAGATTGAGGGATACATCATCAGTTGAAAACGAAACTAATGAAGGGGGTCTTGCTGCTACTGCTGTAGCACAAGAAGGGTGTAATCTAGTTTACAGATGTACAGTGAAGATATACTCCAAGTGCCAGGAATTGATTCTGCTGTGTTCACCAAAGGAATCTTATAAGAAACAGATTGATGCAATTCATAGTACTGCCTTAAAAGTTCTCTCATGGTTGGATATATTTCTTGATAAAGTTGATATGTCTGTGGAAGAGATCACATCATCTGCAAAGGGATTTGATATTCTTATTTATCCTCAACAGTTTGTTAAGGAGTTCACATTATGTCAAACTTTGCCCAAATATCGGTGGGGCAGTGCAACACGAGAAGGAAGTTTCTTGTGTCCTAGCTACTCTAATGTACAGAATAACACACTTGAAGAAGAATTATCATCTGGAATGACTCCATCTAGTGGTTCTTTGGTGTGTGTGACTTACAAGATATATTTAGCCACGGAAAGGGAATGCATTATGGAACATCTTGAAGGGTCTGAAGAGTTTGAGTTTGAAATTGGCAGTGGAGCTGTATCGCCTGTTCTTGAAGCAGTTGTAACACAGATGTCCATTGACCAGTCTGCATGTTTTACTATGGAATTGCCTGCCAAAGAGATTGTTCTAGCAGTGGCTCATGATTCTGCAAATATCATTTCATTATTGTCTTCAG GTACTTGCTTAATGAAATGTGAAGTCACTTTGCTGCGTGTGACAGTACCCCTGGAGGATAGAATGGAACAGGCCTTATTCTCTCCCCCATTATCAAAACAACGCGTTGAATATGCGGTGCAGCACATTAGAGAATCTTGTGCTGCCTCTTTG GTTGATTTTGGATGTGGTTCTGGAAGTCTGCTGGAGTCTTTATTAGCTTATCAAACCTCTCTTGAGAAAATAGCAGGTGTTGATATTTCACAGAGAGCTCTTGCGCGTGCTGCAAAG ATACTTCATTCAAAACTCAATGGAAATATAGAAGCTGAACAACCAATCAACAGTATCAAGTCTGCAATACTATATGATGGTTCGATTTTGACTTGTGATTCTCGGTTGTGTGGATATGATATTGCAACCTGCTTGGAG GTGATTGAACACATGGAGGAACATGACGCATGTTCATTTGGGGATATTGTTCTCAGTTCATTTTGCCCACAGATTCTTATAGTCTCCACTCCCAATTATGAATACAATGTGATTCTCCAGAAATCTACTCCCCAATACCAGGACGATGACCCAGATGAGAAGAGCCAGCAGCAGTCATGCAAATTCCGCAATCACGATCACAAGTTCGAGTGGACTAGACAGCAATTCTGTCAATGGGCATCTAAGCTAGCTTTAAGGCATAATTATGATGTTGAGTTCAGTGGTGTTGGGGGAGAGCCTAACAAAGAACCAGGATTTGCCTCCCAAATTGCTGTTTTTAGAAGAAACGATAGCAGTCCCGTGAATGCAGATTTTACTGAACACTATGATGTTATATGGGAATGGAGTAGTAGCAATAATTCATGA
- the LOC125847828 gene encoding protein NRT1/ PTR FAMILY 4.6-like has protein sequence MMLLDNIGFVANMISFVVYFASVMHFDLAGAATNTTNFLGTAFLLTILGGFISDAYMTRLNTTLLFGIFQLLGYLLLIFQSHFQKLQPQPCGESTCVHGGKALLLYTSVYLTALGAGGIRGCIPALGADQFEQDDPKQSSKNISSFFNWFLLSITIGASIGVTIVVWVNTNVGWDKGFIISIVCCFAGLCIVSMGKPFYRVRVPGESPLLRVLQVLVAAARNWSVQLPTDKHKLYEMQDRNVSPLTEQRLPHTQQFSVLDKAAVQTEGTKKQGKWRLCTVTQVEEVKILTRMMPILLSTIIMNTCLAQLQTISIQQGTLMDPSLGKFDVPAASIPVIPLVFMSVLIPIYEFLFVPVMRKITGHPTGITHLQRVGVGLVLSAISMAIAGAVEVKRKNEFNNHNHLTSLFWLSFHYAIFGIADMFTLVGLMEFFYSEAPAGMRSLSTSFSFLSLSIGYYLSSAFVELINSITSKLTSNKQGWLQGRDMNKNHIELFYWFLAILSLLNFGNYVFWANWYKYKKDGPIDEQKLLQPDLSVTMSMTSQQAISTSEGERKMEQN, from the exons ATGATGTTGTTGGATAACATAGGATTTGTGGCAAATATGATAAgttttgttgtatattttgCATCAGTTATGCATTTTGATTTAGCTGGTGCAGCAACTAATACAACAAACTTTTTGGGTACTGCTTTCTTGCTCACTATTTTGGGAGGCTTCATTTCAGATGCATATATGACTCGTCTCAACACTACCTTGCTCTTTGGCATCTTCCAATTATTG GGATACTTACTATTGATATTCCAATCCCACTTCCAAAAACTTCAACCACAGCCCTGTGGAGAATCAACTTGCGTTCATGGCGGAAAGGCACTGCTGCTATACACTTCAGTTTACTTAACGGCATTGGGAGCAGGGGGAATTCGGGGCTGTATTCCGGCATTAGGTGCCGATCAATTTGAACAGGACGACCCGAAACAGAGCAGCAAGAACATTTCCAGTTTCTTCAACTGGTTCTTGTTAAGCATAACTATTGGAGCATCCATTGGAGTTACTATTGTGGTTTGGGTCAATACAAATGTTGGATGGGATAAAGGGTTTATTATCTCCATTGTTTGCTGTTTTGCTGGTCTCTGTATAGTTTCAATGGGGAAGCCTTTTTATAGAGTGAGAGTTCCTGGTGAAAGTCCCCTGCTTAGAGTTTTACAG GTTTTGGTAGCAGCAGCTCGAAATTGGTCTGTGCAACTACCAACTGATAAGCATAAACTATATGAGATGCAGGACAGAAATGTTTCTCCTTTAACCGAACAGCGCCTTCCACATACCCAACAATTCAG TGTACTAGACAAAGCTGCAGTTCAAACAGAGGGCACCAAAAAGCAAGGAAAATGGAGACTCTGTACTGTTACTCAGGTGGAGGAAGTGAAAATCCTTACCAGGATGATGCCGATCCTCTTGAGTACTATCATCATGAACACATGTTTGGCACAGCTACAAACAATCTCAATACAACAAGGGACTCTAATGGATCCTAGCCTTGGCAAGTTTGACGTACCTGCTGCTTCAATTCCGGTCATTCCTCTTGTATTCATGTCCGTTCTCATTCCCATCTATGAGTTCCTCTTTGTTCCTGTAATGAGGAAGATCACTGGCCACCCAACTGGCATAACACACCTCCAGAGGGTCGGGGTTGGGCTCGTCCTCTCAGCTATCTCCATGGCCATTGCAGGAGCCGTGGAAGTGAAGAGGAAGAATGAGTTCAACAACCACAACCATCTCACCAGCCTCTTCTGGCTCTCCTTTCATTATGCAATCTTTGGGATAGCAGACATGTTCACACTCGTTGGACTGATGGAATTCTTCTACAGCGAGGCTCCAGCTGGGATGAGATCTCTCTCCACGTCTTTCTCATTTCTGTCACTCTCCATTGGCTACTACTTGAGCTCAGCTTTTGTCGAGCTCATCAACTCAATCACTTCAAAGCTCACTTCAAACAAGCAAGGATGGCTTCAAGGGAGAGACATGAACAAGAACCACATCGAGCTTTTCTATTGGTTCCTAGCAATCCTTAGCTTGCTCAACTTTGGTAACTATGTCTTTTGGGCCAACTGGTACAAGTACAAAAAGGATGGTCCTATCGATGAACAGAAACTTCTTCAACCAGATTTGTCTGTAACTATGAGTATGACCTCACAACAGGCCATCTCTACAAGTGAAggtgaaagaaaaatggaacaaAACTAA
- the LOC125849430 gene encoding uncharacterized protein LOC125849430, producing MSFPWKKLKKTSISQLVKDHIHSQSPFMVETGFPSSLVDLFVKNRRKFMKSSKKKRAPPVVAEPPLSSLSTPPSPVCCITERSELKGCQEKDERFDLDEVVDKTMVFIALLKVFLVVVLVLGTKKLVMGMTMSAFLLYFFEYSGKRVYRWIMPVAGAQMRSLSMVQQGWRSSGVKMVELEEKDCVFKTRLQQEELSSSVSSRYDNLIREGIDSTEEELRSDLLESKRKKSQKSKIKRFIAKKFRRKTIPISESDVKTQEKDKLDCQKSSEKVLDATIVKVSSIARKEQSSASIDLLLVVLVGLIGGRIFALVFTVTWCMMSKQVLLKTLVRIFQLICRKL from the coding sequence ATGTCTTTCCCATggaagaagttgaagaagacaAGTATATCTCAATTGGTGAAGGACCATATTCATTCTCAATCTCCTTTCATGGTGGAGACTGGTTTCCCCTCTTCCCTTGTGGATCTTTTTGTCAAGAATCGTCGAAAGTTCATGAAATCCTCCAAGAAAAAGAGGGCTCCTCCAGTGGTGGCTGAACCCCCTTTAAGCTCTCTTTCGACTCCACCTTCCCCGGTATGTTGCATAACTGAGAGGTCTGAGTTAAAGGGGTGTCAGGAAAAAGATGAAAGATTTGATCTTGATGAAGTTGTTGATAAAACTATGGTGTTTATAGCGCTTCTGAAGGTCTTTCTGGTGGTGGTTTTGGTTTTAGGAACAAAGAAACTTGTAATGGGAATGACAATGTCAGCTTTCTTGTTGTACTTCTTTGAGTATTCGGGTAAACGCGTATATAGATGGATCATGCCTGTTGCAGGAGCACAAATGAGGAGTCTTTCGATGGTACAGCAGGGTTGGAGATCCTCTGGAGTCAAAATGGTTGAGTTAGAAGAAAAAGATTGCGTTTTTAAGACGCGATTACAGCAAGAAGAGTTAAGTTCCTCTGTGTCCAGTAGGTATGATAATCTGATACGTGAAGGAATAGACTCAACAGAAGAAGAATTGAGAAGTGACTTGTTGGAATCCAAGAGAAAGAAATCTCAAAAATCAAAGATCAAGAGATTTATCGCAAAGAAGTTCAGAAGGAAAACGATACCAATAAGCGAAAGTGATGTTAAAACTCAGGAAAAGGATAAACTTGATTGTCAAAAGAGCTCTGAGAAAGTGCTTGATGCAACCATTGTTAAGGTGTCTAGTATAGCCAGAAAAGAGCAGAGTTCAGCAAGTATTGACCTACTTTTGGTTGTTCTTGTTGGCCTTATCGGAGGCCGGATTTTCGCGCTTGTGTTTACAGTAACATGGTGCATGATGTCAAAACAAGTTTTGCTCAAAACTTTAGTTAGAATTTTTCAACTTATTTGTAGAAAGCTGTGA
- the LOC125848529 gene encoding dihydroceramide fatty acyl 2-hydroxylase FAH2-like, with product MVAQGFTVDLDKPLVHQVGHLGEAYQEWVHQPIVSKEGPRFFESDFWEFLTRTVWWAIPTIWLPVVCYSISVSIHMGRTVPEVALMVVFGIFIWTLMEYTLHRFLFHINTRSYWGNTIHYLLHGCHHKHPMDGLRLVFPPAATAILLVPFWNLIKLLATPTTTPALFGGGLLGYVMYDVTHYYLHHGQPTVEVPKNLKKYHLNHHFRIQNKGFGITSSFWDKVFGTLPHSKSAKNR from the exons ATGGTTGCACAAGGCTTCACTGTGGATTTAGATAAGCCACTTGTACACCAG GTTGGCCACCTTGGAGAAGCTTATCAAGAGTGGGTTCACCAGCCCATTGTCAGCAAGGAAGGTCCTCGATTTTTTGAAAGTGATTTTTGGGAG TTTCTGACTCGCACAGTTTGGTGGGCAATTCCTACCATATGGCTTCCAGTTGTGTGCTATAGCATCTCCGTATCTATCCATATGGGTCGTACTGTTCCAGAGGTGGCACTGATGGTGGTTTTTGGCATTTTCATCTGGACACTGATGGAATACACTCTTCATCGTTTTCTTTTCCACATCAATACAAGGAGCTATTG GGGAAACACTATTCATTATCTTCTTCATGGCTGTCATCATAAGCATCCCATGGATGGTCTACGGCTGGTTTTTCCTCCTGCTGCAACGGCTATTCTCCTTGTACCA TTCTGGAACTTGATCAAACTCCTGGCAACTCCCACTACTACTCCTGCTTTGTTTGGAGGCGGTTTATtgggctatgttatgtatgatgtAACCCACTACTACTTGCATCACGGGCAACCAACAGTTGAAGTGCCTAAAAATCTTAAG AAATATCACTTGAATCATCATTTTCGTATTCAGAACAAAGGTTTTGGTATCACCTCCTCCTTCTGGGACAAAGTCTTTGGAACGCTACCACATTCAAAATCAGCCAAGAACAGATGA